The Aggregatilinea lenta genome includes a region encoding these proteins:
- a CDS encoding SH3 domain-containing protein has protein sequence MADLKQQLDTLRRELDALPSSATASELAQLEAEARTLLAQSKNTPYEEAARDLFAELARRSAPASPEAATVRSLLRRARIRIEIAGDEDDIDEAVDILAEALEHDPDNAETLELLHQAAERSPQLNLKVTGLLDRYDLGAAPVLQAPAQPYEETPVPDNGSGTPVASATGTMSAFSGAMSDLLSDVTQAYYSGDYQRAVDLSNRILSEDPDNVQAQEYRQKAEDNLLRGVVPDHRIPFDARVAYNRANSLVRAGNYDEAERLYREARDLAARSGITSWKDVEQALLDIQDLALARELLAEGDRLLAADDWDGALQKYDGALRVVPNDPMAQDRIDLVGRVRTQFDQVAVQLNMASGSLAERAKLLQELLNTVAGLRQMMPGSERLNRLSREIEERIDNLVAQLYSQAQGAMTRVESATVLDERLRLTTDAVRALETAAALAPADDEINAMLQRARQGEADMSEARHIIERASALIAQNYENELAQARTMLAGLRAYAQDPRYRMIVADLLARHLERVEAALDQNDPATAQRWLDVTKDEPFRILGRRTEILRLEEGVRTMRRRRYALWSASGIVILVVLLAVALATRPAWGPIVNPPTNTPTLTPSSTPTATVTSTPTLTPSVTPTSTWTPTPSLTPTHTWTPTPSLTPTETYTPSVTPTASDSPVPSDTPTATYTPSQTATPEALCRVSVNRNGAYIRERPTTLSPQITVVAQGTALQVMAQDYDDGGQLWYRVKFRAGPTEYNGWIAAFLIVEIGDRECPQPPAF, from the coding sequence ATGGCCGACCTCAAACAACAGCTGGATACGCTGCGCCGCGAGCTGGATGCGCTGCCGTCCAGCGCGACCGCCAGCGAGCTGGCCCAGCTCGAAGCGGAGGCGCGCACGCTGCTGGCCCAGAGCAAAAACACGCCCTACGAGGAAGCGGCGCGCGACCTGTTCGCCGAGCTGGCACGGCGCAGCGCACCGGCTTCTCCTGAAGCAGCGACGGTGCGCAGTCTGCTGCGGCGCGCGCGTATTCGGATTGAGATCGCCGGGGACGAAGACGACATCGACGAGGCGGTGGATATTCTGGCCGAAGCGTTGGAGCACGATCCCGATAACGCCGAGACGTTGGAACTACTGCATCAGGCCGCCGAGCGCAGCCCGCAGCTCAACCTCAAGGTGACCGGGCTACTCGACCGCTACGACCTGGGAGCCGCGCCCGTGCTCCAGGCTCCTGCTCAACCCTACGAAGAAACACCCGTGCCGGACAACGGTTCCGGGACGCCTGTCGCATCTGCGACGGGCACCATGTCCGCCTTTTCCGGCGCGATGAGCGATCTACTCTCGGACGTGACGCAGGCGTACTATTCCGGTGACTACCAGCGCGCAGTCGATCTGTCCAACCGCATCCTCTCGGAAGATCCCGACAACGTGCAGGCGCAGGAATATCGCCAGAAGGCCGAAGATAACCTGCTGCGCGGCGTCGTGCCCGATCACCGAATACCGTTCGACGCGCGCGTGGCCTACAACCGGGCCAACTCACTGGTGCGCGCGGGCAATTACGACGAAGCCGAGCGCCTCTACCGCGAAGCGCGCGATCTGGCGGCGCGGTCCGGCATCACCAGTTGGAAGGACGTCGAGCAGGCGCTGCTGGATATTCAGGATCTGGCGCTGGCGCGCGAGCTGCTGGCCGAAGGCGACCGTTTGCTGGCGGCGGATGATTGGGATGGCGCGCTGCAAAAGTATGACGGGGCGCTGCGCGTGGTGCCCAACGACCCGATGGCGCAGGACCGCATCGACCTCGTGGGACGGGTGCGCACGCAGTTCGATCAAGTAGCGGTGCAGCTCAACATGGCGAGCGGTTCCCTGGCGGAGCGCGCCAAGCTGCTGCAGGAACTGCTCAACACGGTGGCCGGACTGCGGCAGATGATGCCCGGCAGCGAACGGCTTAACCGGCTCTCGCGCGAGATTGAGGAGCGGATCGACAACCTTGTCGCGCAGTTGTACAGCCAGGCCCAGGGCGCGATGACGCGCGTCGAATCGGCCACGGTGCTCGACGAGCGCTTGCGACTGACTACGGACGCCGTGCGCGCGCTGGAAACCGCTGCCGCGCTGGCTCCCGCCGACGATGAAATCAACGCGATGTTGCAGCGGGCGCGCCAGGGCGAGGCGGACATGTCCGAAGCGCGACACATCATCGAGCGCGCCTCGGCGCTGATCGCGCAGAATTACGAGAACGAGCTGGCCCAGGCCCGCACGATGCTGGCCGGGCTGCGCGCCTACGCGCAGGACCCGCGTTACCGCATGATCGTGGCCGACTTGCTGGCGCGTCACCTGGAACGCGTCGAGGCGGCGCTGGATCAGAACGATCCGGCCACGGCGCAGCGCTGGCTGGACGTGACCAAAGACGAGCCGTTTCGCATCCTGGGGCGGCGCACCGAGATCCTGCGACTGGAAGAAGGCGTGCGCACAATGCGCCGCCGCCGCTATGCGCTGTGGAGCGCCAGCGGAATCGTGATCCTGGTCGTGCTGCTGGCCGTAGCGCTGGCGACGCGTCCTGCCTGGGGACCGATCGTGAATCCGCCGACCAACACGCCGACGCTGACGCCATCTAGCACGCCCACCGCGACGGTCACCTCCACGCCGACGCTGACGCCGTCCGTCACGCCGACGTCCACCTGGACGCCGACACCCAGCCTGACGCCGACGCATACCTGGACGCCCACGCCGAGCCTGACGCCCACCGAGACTTACACGCCCAGCGTTACGCCGACTGCCAGCGACTCCCCGGTGCCGAGCGATACGCCGACCGCAACGTATACGCCCAGCCAGACCGCGACGCCGGAGGCACTCTGCCGCGTCTCGGTGAACCGGAACGGCGCATACATCCGCGAGCGCCCGACGACGCTTTCGCCGCAGATCACGGTGGTGGCGCAGGGTACGGCGCTGCAGGTCATGGCGCAGGATTACGACGACGGCGGCCAGTTGTGGTATCGCGTGAAGTTCCGTGCGGGACCGACCGAGTACAACGGCTGGATCGCCGCGTTCCTGATCGTGGAAATTGGGGATCGTGAATGTCCGCAGCCGCCTGCGTTCTAG